GTTACCAAAATGACTGATCCCGGATGGGTTTTTATCCTTACTCTTTCAAAGGGAATAATAGCGGAGAAAGGCTCACTTCTTTCACACACGGCAATCATTTCAAGAGAACTAAAAATTCCCTCAATAGTAGGTATAAAAGGGGTTACTGAAAAGTTAAAAAACGGCGATATAATTTATATGAACGGAAGTACCGGTGAGATTAGAATAGAAAGTAGGGCTTAAAGAATGGAAGTGATATGGTTTGACGGTGAAAAGAAATATATAGAAGATTTTCTTGCATTGCCTAAAATGCTGTATGGAAAAAAAGATATTATGCAAAATGAAAGTGAAGAACGGAAACTTTTAACTGGAAAACATGTTTTAAATAAATATTTTAAATTATACAAGCTTTGTGCTTATGACAAGGAGAAGATAGTAGGAAGGCTTGCTGTTACCATATATCCTGATGATACAAATGCCTATGTGGGTTTTTTTGAATGTATTAATGATGAGAAGTGTGCACTTTTAATGTTTTTAGAAGCGGAAAAACTAGCAAGGGAAAAAGGGAAGACTAAAATGATTGGACCTATGGATGCAAGTTTTTGGATAAAATACAGAATGAAAACAAATCTTTTTCACCGGCGTCCATATTTTTCAGAGCCTTACAATAAGGAATATTATCTTAATTTATTTCTAAATAATGGCTACGATATACAAGAAAGATACATTTCTAATATTTACTCAAAACTTACAGCAAAAAATCTTGAAGAGGGAAAGATAAAAGAAAGATATGAGAAATTTTTAAAAAAGGGCTACAAAATAGTATCACTGAATAAAAAAACATGGGATAAAACTATAAGTGAAGTATACAGACTTATAATGAAACTATATAGTAATTTTCCTGTATTTAAGTATATAAGCGAGGAAGATTTTAAAAAAATCTATTTACCTTTAAAAATGATTTTAGACATGTCCATGGTAAAAATAGCATATTACCAGAATGAGGCAGTTGGTTTTTTTATTGGAATGCCAAATTATCACAATAAGCTTTATAAAAGGATTAATTTACTTACTCTTTTTGAGATTCTGAAAATAAAGAAAAAAAGTACTGATTATGTAATGTTGTATATGGGAGTGGACAGCAGCCACCCGGGGCTTGGAAAGGCTATGACATATGTTATTATGAAAAATCTCATAGAGAGGCAGGCAACTTCAATAGGGGCACTTATTAAAAAGGGCAGGGCTGTGGAACATTATGCACAAGGGGCAATAGAAGACCAGTGTGAATATGTTTTGTTAAGTAAAATTCTATGATTTAAGTTAAATCTATTGATATGATTAACAGTCACGCTAAACAAATTGCCAAAGGGAATCTTAGGATAGACGATATGCTAGAGCAGGAAACCTTTGGACTAGGTATACTGACAGATGTTTTCAATGATATGAAATCCAGCATGTTAAGATTTATTGCCTTGACAAAAGTCAATATAATATCTATTTCAGATGCCATTGAAAATGTATCTAAAAGCATGAACAGCAGTTACTTAGGCAATGAGGAAATTGCGGCCAGTATGGAAGATGTGGCTGAAAAAGCAAAAGAACAAGCCGGCCTTATGGGCAATGCCATGTCTAAAATAAATGAAGTGAAAACCAGGATAGAAATTATTACACAGAGTGTGGAACAGATTGAGAAATTTGTTGAAGAGTCTGTACAAGCAACTTCAACGGGAGTAAGAAATTTAGATGAGTACTATAACCAAGTTAATGTTATTTCAGATAATTTGAATAATACTTCTGAATATATTAAAAAACTCAATGATGATATAAACAAGATAGATGAAATAGGAAGGTTTATCAAAAAAACCAGTGAACAGTTAAAGCTTTTGGGACTTAATGCCTCCGTTGAGGCTGCAAGGGCAGGTGAGGCAGGAAAAGGTTTTGCCGTTGTTGCCCATGAAATAAATTTATTGTCAACAGCAACTAAAGAAAGTATTGGTAAAATAAGCAGCATAATAAAAAGTATCCAAACCAGAAGTAGACATGTAAATGCCGGTATTGACAGTTGTGTTGAAAGCTATGATATTAGTAAAGATATTTTTAAATCTGTTAAGCGTTCTTTTGAGATTATTAATGATAATGCTAATATACTTGAATCAGACATAAAAAATGTTCGTAATGAGGTGTACTTAATTAATTCAAATATTCAAGAAATATATAAGGAAAGTGAGGAACTCTATAATATTTCAGAAGATATATCAAAGGAAACAATTGAGGTTTCAGCGGTTACTCAAACAGAATTAGACGAACTTCAGAATATTAACGAAAGTACTTTGAATTTAAAAATAATGCTTAATAAATTGGAAAGATTAGCCGGAATATTTAATATATCTGTACTTCCTGTTAAAGAAGATAGCAAAAAACAATTACGCATTGTTTTTGTGAGTCCCCTAGATAATGATTTTTGGCATATTATTCGTAAAGGCGTCTTATATGCAAAAAGGGAGTTATCTGAAAAAAATGTAGTAATAGATTATTATGGTTTTGAAGACAATGTAGGCGATCAAATTAAACAAACAGTAAAAGACGCTATAGAAAATGATGTAGACGGAATTATTGTACCAGGGTTTGACCCGGATCTTGCTGATTTAATTGAGGTTGCTGACAGTAAGAATATTCCGGTAATGTTGATTGCAGAAGATTTGCCTATGAAAACCAAACGTGTTGCCTATTTCGGTGCAAATTTTGACTCAACGGGGATTGTTGCTGTTCGTATATTGGCAAAGTACCTGGGAGGAAAAGGAGAGGTGGCGGTTTTTACAGGTGAAGGAAATAGCTTTGGAAGGCATACTATTTTACCGGAGCTTAAAAAACATAAGAATATAAAAGTTGCAGCACAGGTTCAGTGTGCAGATGATATTGAAGTCTCATATAATGTAACAAAAGATATACTTAGAGAAAACAGTAATATACGTGCTATATTGGTTCCTGGAATGGGCTTTTTTGGTGCTGCCAGAGCCATCGAAGAGATTGGTTTTATAGGGAAAACTTTTCTTATAAGTTTTTTCTACAGCAATGAAATAGCTGAGTATATTAAAAGAAGAATTAAAAAAGTAAATAAAAGTTCTTAAGTCAATTATAAAATAACCGGTTATTTTATTTCATTTATTAGATAAAAAACAGGGTTAAAAAGTTTGGCTTATAAAAATAATTAAATATTTTTATGATAAAATGTAAGAAATTTTAAATGTATATCGTATTATTGTTGAAGCGCGCTTCAGAAAGAAGGTGATCATTATTAAAACTCAAAAAATTAATGAAGACTTACAAGAGTTTGGCAACATGGTAATGAGTATATCAATGAATTATCTGAAAAATAAAGCTGACGCAGAGAATATAACTCAGGAAGTTTTTTTAAAACTATTTCTAAGCAGTAAAGAGTTTAAGAGTTATGAGCACAAAAAAGCCTGGCTTATACGTGTTACAACAAATCTTTGCAAGGATTTTTTAAAGTCTGCTTCAAAACGCCGTGACGTTTCCCTTGAAGAAGTGGCGGAACTTTCTTACATAGATAAAGGCAGGGGTGATGTACTTGATTTAATTAGAGAGTTGCCTGCCGGATACCGTAAAATAGTATATTTGTACTATTATGAGGGTTATAAAACAAAGGATATTGCAAAAATAACAGGACTATCTAAAAGCAATGTGTCCGTAAGCCTTCACAGGGCACGTAAATTGTTAAAAGAAAAAATTGAAAGGAGTGGAGATTATGAAGGACAGATATGTGAAAGAAGAATATAATGAGACAGTTATGAGTGATGAACTTAAAATGCGTATACTAAAAACATGTGAGAATCTTGAAAGCCTTGATGAAAGGGACAGCATAAAAGTCTCAAATAAAAAAGGGTTGCTTATTGCTGTGGCTACAATGGCGGCTGTATTGATGTTTACACTAGGAGTCAGTGCCGCAAAAGATTGGGAGTACCTGGAGGTTTTCAGAAAAATATTTGGTGACAGTGTGGATAATGTGGCAGATATATATTCATATCCAGAGGTAGATGTAATGGTTAATACTTTTGAAGATTTGGAAATAGAAGTGAAAGGTGTGGTGGCAACAAAAAACAGTTTGTATGTGCTTTTTGACTTTGTTGCACTTGACGGGACGATATTTGATACTACGGATATACATGAAGGTTCAATATATGTTACTTCACTTGGTAATGAGGTGAATTTACATAACCCTAACCGTTATTCAAACCACTTTTTTGACTTTAATATTGAAAGTAAAGACCGGATAAAGTTAAATGAAATGGCAGGGCATGGAATAAATGGATTTGTTTTATTTGATGGAGGTGCGTCTGTTCTGGATATTTATGACGGAAATGATTTTGACAACCGTATGAGTATTGCTTACTGTGAGACTCTTAATATTTGCGATTATCCGGGTTCTGTTGTGGTGCTTTCAATTAACTCAATTAGTAAGGATGGTAAAATTATAAAAGAAGGTGTCTGGAAAGCAAAATTCACCGTACCGGAACAAGAATTAAAGGTAATTAATTTGGATGTAAATAAAAAAACAAAAATGCTGCGAAACATGGTGTTTGATTACACATCCGGTGACGAGTACATTTATGACGAAGTTGAGATTAATAATGTAACCATTGATGCCCTCAGCTTTCAGTTTACCTTCACTGCACATCGAGGCTATTTAACAACCCACACTTTCCACGTCTGGCTTGAAATGAAGGATGGGAGTATAGTCGGATATCCGGATATATATGAGTCTGCATATAAAGGTGCTATGCAAGGATGCGGCACTCAAAGGGGTAAAAGCGGGGTTGTAAAGATTATATTAAATGAACCTATTAATCCGGATGATATTAAAGCCATTCATATGGGAACGGATTTAGTTATAGAATTGGATTAGGCAAAAAAAGTAAAAGATTTAATATTCCCTCTGTATTTTTGAATACAAAGATATAGATACTGAAATTACTTAATTTGATAAACAAAAAGAATTAATATATAATTAAAAATAAAAATTGTGCTTAAAACAGTAAAAGCAGCAAATTATACTTTTTAAAGTATAAAATGATAGTTGGATTAACAATCTAAATAAGGTAGTTTCAGTATTGTGGGAGGGAATAAAAAATGAAATCATACCGTAAAGAATTGGTTTTCAACGTACCTGCAAGAAGGGCATATATCAATATTACACAACAGGTTCAGGATTGCATTGACGAAAGCGGTGTAAAAGAAGGATTAGTTTTAGTTAATGCAATGCATATTACAGCCAGTGTATTTGTAAATGATGATGAACCGGGGCTGCATCAGGATTTTGAGAAATGGTTGGAAGGCTTAGCGCCGGAAAAGCCGTATAGTCAATATAAGCACAACGGGTATGAGGATAATGCAGATGCTCACCTTAAACGTCAGATTATGGGAAGAGAAGTGGTGGCGGCAATTACCAACGGAAAGCTGGACTTTGGTCCGTGGGAACAGATATTTTATGGAGAGTTTGATGGCAAACGTCAAAAACGTGTACTTGTCAAAATAATAGGTGAGTAGCAATCCGGGAGAAGGAAACAAAAAAAGAATCCAAAACAGCAGGATAAATTCAAAATTTGGGCAAGGAATTAATTTTCTTTGCCCGGTTTGTATTTTTTTATAAGTAAAGCAAAAAATTAATGGGTAAGGTGAAAAAAATAAATAAAAGAGAGGGAAATATGCGTAAAGTTTTTACCAAAATTTTTGCCATTGTATTACTGGGTTTAGTTTTATCCGTCAGCAGTATTTTTATTTTAAGTGACAGGAGGATAAGTTTTGCACCCGGAGAGCCTAAAAGCTCTGAAGAACTTGACAAAAACAACTTGAAAGACAAAACCTCAAATAATAAAACTTCAAATGATGACCAGGACAAGGAATTTGAAGATAGCGGAAAAGATATAAATTCAAATGAAAATACTGAGCCTAAAGAGAATTCAGAAACCGGAGAGAATACTGAAACTGAAGAGGATACCCAATTAAGTGTAAAAATATCTTTTGCCGGTGATGTTCTCCTTGCAAGCGGGGTGGAGTCACTTATAGAGCAAAAGGGAACGGAATTTATCATTTCAGATGTGAAACACATCTTTGAAGAGTCAGATATCTCAATGGTAAATTTAGAATGTGCCATTAGTGAAATAGGTACCAAAGCGCCGGACAAACAGTTTACCTTTAGGGCAAAGCCCCAAACCCTTGATGTTTTAAAATTTTCCAAAATGGATATAGTAAGCCTTGCCAACAATCACACCCTGGATTTTGGAGTGGAAGCTCTTTTGGATACCTTTCAAAATTTAAGAGATTATGGTATTAAATATGCCGGGGCGGGCATGAATATGGATGAAGCAGCCAGACCTGTTTTTATTGAAGAAAATGGCATTAAAATAGCCTTTATTGCGTCAAGCCGTGTTATACCGGGGGGAGGTGGTTCGTACTTCGATTCATGATTTTGAAGGGGATCAGACTTACAGTGAGAAAAGGGGACACAATTTTGCTTTAAATGCCACCTTTGATGAGGTTGAAGCTGGAGATTATGACGCCCTTGTTATACCCGGCGGACGTGCTCCGGAGTACATAAGACTGAATAAAAAAGTA
The genomic region above belongs to Acetivibrio saccincola and contains:
- a CDS encoding substrate-binding domain-containing protein, encoding MINSHAKQIAKGNLRIDDMLEQETFGLGILTDVFNDMKSSMLRFIALTKVNIISISDAIENVSKSMNSSYLGNEEIAASMEDVAEKAKEQAGLMGNAMSKINEVKTRIEIITQSVEQIEKFVEESVQATSTGVRNLDEYYNQVNVISDNLNNTSEYIKKLNDDINKIDEIGRFIKKTSEQLKLLGLNASVEAARAGEAGKGFAVVAHEINLLSTATKESIGKISSIIKSIQTRSRHVNAGIDSCVESYDISKDIFKSVKRSFEIINDNANILESDIKNVRNEVYLINSNIQEIYKESEELYNISEDISKETIEVSAVTQTELDELQNINESTLNLKIMLNKLERLAGIFNISVLPVKEDSKKQLRIVFVSPLDNDFWHIIRKGVLYAKRELSEKNVVIDYYGFEDNVGDQIKQTVKDAIENDVDGIIVPGFDPDLADLIEVADSKNIPVMLIAEDLPMKTKRVAYFGANFDSTGIVAVRILAKYLGGKGEVAVFTGEGNSFGRHTILPELKKHKNIKVAAQVQCADDIEVSYNVTKDILRENSNIRAILVPGMGFFGAARAIEEIGFIGKTFLISFFYSNEIAEYIKRRIKKVNKSS
- a CDS encoding RNA polymerase sigma factor — translated: MIIIKTQKINEDLQEFGNMVMSISMNYLKNKADAENITQEVFLKLFLSSKEFKSYEHKKAWLIRVTTNLCKDFLKSASKRRDVSLEEVAELSYIDKGRGDVLDLIRELPAGYRKIVYLYYYEGYKTKDIAKITGLSKSNVSVSLHRARKLLKEKIERSGDYEGQICERRI
- a CDS encoding secondary thiamine-phosphate synthase enzyme YjbQ is translated as MKSYRKELVFNVPARRAYINITQQVQDCIDESGVKEGLVLVNAMHITASVFVNDDEPGLHQDFEKWLEGLAPEKPYSQYKHNGYEDNADAHLKRQIMGREVVAAITNGKLDFGPWEQIFYGEFDGKRQKRVLVKIIGE
- a CDS encoding CapA family protein, giving the protein MRKVFTKIFAIVLLGLVLSVSSIFILSDRRISFAPGEPKSSEELDKNNLKDKTSNNKTSNDDQDKEFEDSGKDINSNENTEPKENSETGENTETEEDTQLSVKISFAGDVLLASGVESLIEQKGTEFIISDVKHIFEESDISMVNLECAISEIGTKAPDKQFTFRAKPQTLDVLKFSKMDIVSLANNHTLDFGVEALLDTFQNLRDYGIKYAGAGMNMDEAARPVFIEENGIKIAFIASSRVIPGGGGSYFDS